Sequence from the Fulvivirga ligni genome:
CGCGCTTAGCCTTGCCAAGTATTTTGTGTCCTACTACCAATATGCATGGGCTATGTCATTGCTTGAGCCTTATATACAGCAAATAGATACCTCGGAAGATTTATTATTCTATTATATCAATCTTACCATCATTCATGACGATATGGTGAACTCAGAATCTTATAGGTCATTATTAATTAATGCAGCCAACAAGGATAAAGATAGATTCTGTAAGCTATTTGATAGCTCTATTGACGGGGGAATTACTTTTCAGCTTCTCACTAAGAAGCGGTTGAAAGATCAATACTGCGATAGTTGCGCAGAGTAACAGGTAGAGCGGCCTTCTTTAAAGTATAATGCCTCAATCTGGCTTTTATAACACTTTGAAGAAGGCCGCTTTTTTTATGCTTTCACTAGAAAAGACTCCAGGTCCTTCAGGTTTATTTTACCTTCATAATAGGCTTTACCGAATATTACGGCAAATACGCCCATATCATTCAGGCGCTTAATGTCATCCACGTTTCTAACTCCACCACTAGCTAGCACACAAATGTCCGGGAAGGTATCTATCAATTTCTTGTAGAGATCAAAAGAGGGGCCCTCCATGGTTCCATCTCTGGCTATATCTGTGGTTTTCACATACTTAAGGCCTCTTGAATAGAAATATTCAATATGATCGAACAAGTCTATTTCAGTAGACTTTTGCCACCCTCTAATGGCTATTTTGTTATCAATGGCATCTGCTCCAAGTGTGATTTTTTCTCTACCATAGGAGATGATCCATGAGGCAAATTGCTCTTTGCGGGCTACAGCTACACTGGCCGCTGTAATATACTTAGCACCATATTCATAAGCCTTGCTGATGTCTCCATCGGTATGAATACCACCGGTGAAATCTACTTTTAGATTAGTATAAGCAGCTATGGTTTCAAGTATATGATAATTTACAGGCTGGCCTCTTCTGGCTCCATCTAAATCTACCAGGTGTACTACATCTATACCGTGGTCTTCAAAACTCTTGGCCAGGTCCAGTGGGCTTGCATCGTACACCTTCTCTCTGGATAAGTCTCCTTGCTGTAGGCGGATAACTTTTCCCTCATTAATAACAATAGAAGGTATTATTTGAATCATTGCAAATCAGGTTAAAAGGTTAAGGTCAAAACTCTCTGTAGTAATGCTACCGCTGACCCTTCAAAAAATTCAACAGATTTTACCTTTGTTTTCGTTCAGGATCAAACAGAAAAGTACGAAAATTACAGAAGATTTACAAGATTGCAAATAGGTGCGAAAGGAAATTCTCGTTCCTTTTATTCTATTATAAATTGATGAGTTTGAAGCCCTCTCCATGAATGGTAAGGATTTGAATAGATTCATCTGCCTTCAGGTATTTTCTGAGTTTGGTAATGTATACATCCATACTTCTGGCATTAAAATACGAGTCATCACCCCAAATACTGTTAAGAGCCATGCGTCTTGAAAGTACCTGATTTTGGTGCTGACAAAGTAGCATTAGCAAGTCATTTTCTTTAGTGGTAAGCTTAGTACTATCCCCATTGTTTTCCAGAATTCTTCTGGTAGGGTCAAAGGAGTAACTACCCAAAGTATAAATAACCGGTTTGTCAGTGATCTCTGGCCCTGACCGGCGTAAAATGGCCTTCAGTCTTAAAAGAAGCTCTTCCATACTAAAAGGCTTCGTGATATAGTCATCAGCACCTATGGTCAGTCCTTTTATAGCATCTTCTTTCATAGATTTTGCAGTGAGGAAAACCAGGGGAATGTGCT
This genomic interval carries:
- a CDS encoding response regulator transcription factor → MENKKRLLIVEDDQNLGQILKEYLELKGYKADLHRDGDSGLKAFSPGRYDLCILDIMMPKRDGFSLAQEIKNQDKHIPLVFLTAKSMKEDAIKGLTIGADDYITKPFSMEELLLRLKAILRRSGPEITDKPVIYTLGSYSFDPTRRILENNGDSTKLTTKENDLLMLLCQHQNQVLSRRMALNSIWGDDSYFNARSMDVYITKLRKYLKADESIQILTIHGEGFKLINL
- a CDS encoding HisA/HisF-related TIM barrel protein — encoded protein: MIQIIPSIVINEGKVIRLQQGDLSREKVYDASPLDLAKSFEDHGIDVVHLVDLDGARRGQPVNYHILETIAAYTNLKVDFTGGIHTDGDISKAYEYGAKYITAASVAVARKEQFASWIISYGREKITLGADAIDNKIAIRGWQKSTEIDLFDHIEYFYSRGLKYVKTTDIARDGTMEGPSFDLYKKLIDTFPDICVLASGGVRNVDDIKRLNDMGVFAVIFGKAYYEGKINLKDLESFLVKA